GATGTATCGCTTACCAATTTTATACTTAGAATATAGCGGTACAAAAGGGTCCCTTGAAGATGTTGAAGCAGCAAAATCAAATTTAAGCACTACACAATTGTTTTATGGTGGTGGCATTGATGGCTATGAAAGTGCTTCATCTTATGCTTCTGTTGCAGATACTATTGTAGTTGGTAATTTAGTGTATGAGGATATCAAAAAAGCGATACAAACGACTAAAATAAAGGAGAGAACATAATGAATCCACTTGTAAAGCATATGAATACAGAACAAAGTGAAGCGGTACGCACGACTGAAGGACCGCTTTTAATTATGGCGGGTGCTGGATCTGGAAAAACGCGTGTATTAACGCATCGTATTGCATACTTGCTTGATGAAAAAGGTGTATCTCCTTATAACATTTTAGCGATAACCTTTACAAATAAGGCTGCGAAAGAGATGAAAGAACGTGTTCAAAAACTAGTAGGTGAAGAAGCAGAAGTGATTTGGATGTCAACCTTTCATTCAATGTGCGTTCGTATTCTTCGTCGTGATGCCGATCGCATAGGCATCGAACGGAACTTTACCATAATAGACCCAACTGACCAAAAATCAGTCATTAAAGATGTTTTAAAACGTGAAAATATAGATCCAAAACGTTATGAACCGCGCATGTTTATCAGCGCCATTAGCAATTTAAAAAATGAATTAAAAACACCGCAAGATGCATTGGAATCGGCAAATGACTTTTATACACAAATGGTCGCTAAAGTATATGAAGGATATCAAAAACAGCTCATTCGTAACCAAGCATTAGATTTTGATGACTTAATCATGACAACGATTAAGCTTTTTGAACGTGTCCCTGATGTATTAGATTACTATCAAAATAAATTTCAATACATACATGTTGACGAGTATCAAGATACTAACAAAGCGCAATATACGCTTGTAAATTTAATAGCACAAAAGTTCAAAAATTTATGTGTTGTGGGTGATTCGGATCAATCTATTTATGGTTGGCGTGGCGCGGATATTCAAAACATATTATCTTTTGAAGAAGACTATCCTAATGCAAGAACAATTTTTCTCGAACAAAATTATCGTTCAACAAAAACGATATTAAATGCTGCGAATGAAGTAATCAGAAACAATACTGAGAGAAAACCTAAAGGGCTATGGACGGCAAATGCCAACGGAGAAAAAATTAAATATTACGAAGCGTTTAGCGAACGAGATGAATCTGAATATGTGGTTCGAGAAATATTTAAACAGCAAAAAAAGGGACGTAAATTGAAAGATATCGCAGTGTTGTATCGTACCAATGCGCAGTCACGTGTACTTGAAGAGACGTTTTTAAAATCGAATGTGCCTTATGTCATGGTAGGTGGACAAAAGTTCTACGACCGAAAAGAGATTAAAGATGTGTTGAGTTATTTACGTTTGATTGCTAATAGTGCAGATGATATTAGTTTACGCCGAGTGATTAATATCCCTAAAAGAGGTATTGGTCCGTCATCCGTCGATAAAATTGCTGCCTATGCAACATCAAATAGTATCAGTATGTTTGAAGCTTTAGCTGAGGTCGACTTTATTGGATTATCCAAAAAAGTGACACAAGCTGCATCTGAATTTTATCAATTAATCAATCATTTAATGCAGGAACAAGAATTTTTAGAAATAAGTGAAATTGTTGAAGAAGTGTTAATTAAGTCTGGTTATCGTGACATGTTAGAGCGTGAACAAACATTAGAAGCACGTAGCCGATTAGAGAATATAGATGAATTTATGTCTGTACCGAAAGATTACGAAAAAAATACGCCATTAGAAGAACAATCACTCATTAACTTTTTAACGGATTTATCTCTCGTTGCCGATGTTGATGAAGCTAACTTAGAAGATGGTGTTACGTTAATGACAATGCATTCTGCTAAAGGTTTGGAATATCCAGTTGTATTTATAATAGGTATGGAAGAATCGATTTTCCCGCATCTTAGAGCTATAAAGAGTGATGATGATCATGAAATGGAAGAAGAGCGTCGTATTAGTTATGTGGCGATTACTCGAGCAGAAGAAGAACTATATTTAACACATGCCTCATCGCGTACATTATTCGGACGTTCGCAATCAAATCCACGTTCACGTTTTCTAAACGAAATTCCCGATGATTTATTAGCATTGCCAGAACGAAAACAGACAACGCAAATAGGACAGAAACGCACAGCGCCTAAAAGAGGGTACAGTCAACGTACGGTGGTAAACAACGCTAAACCATCTACATCCGAATGGAATGTAGGAGATAAAGTGACGCATAAAAGTTGGGGAGAGGGTATGGTATCAAATGTGAACGTTAAAAATGGGTCTGTTGAGTTAGATATTATATTCAAATCACAAGGACCTAAGCGACTATTGGCGCAATTTGCTCCGATTGAGAAAAAGGAGGACTAATATATATGGATTTGAAAGCGCGTGTGAAAGTATTACATGACCAGTTACATCAATATAATTATGAGTATTATGTTAAAGATAATCCAACTGTTCCGGACAGTGAATATGATAAATTGTTGCATGAATTAATAGCTATTGAATCACAACATCCTGAACTTAAAACAGTAGATTCACCAACAGTACGTGTAGGTGGAGAAGCGCAATCGACATTTGAAAAAGTACGCCATGATACCCCAATGCTTAGTTTATCAAATGCTTTTAATGAGGCAGATTTACGCCGTTTTGATCAACGTGTAAGAGATGCTGTAGGAGAAGTCGAATACATGTGTGAGTTGAAAATTGATGGATTGGCAGTATCGTTAAAATATGTCGATGGCCGTTTAGTACAGGGTTTAACGCGTGGAGATGGTACAACAGGGGAAGATATAACTGAGAATTTAAAAACGATTCGCGC
The sequence above is a segment of the Staphylococcus hyicus genome. Coding sequences within it:
- the pcrA gene encoding DNA helicase PcrA; this encodes MNPLVKHMNTEQSEAVRTTEGPLLIMAGAGSGKTRVLTHRIAYLLDEKGVSPYNILAITFTNKAAKEMKERVQKLVGEEAEVIWMSTFHSMCVRILRRDADRIGIERNFTIIDPTDQKSVIKDVLKRENIDPKRYEPRMFISAISNLKNELKTPQDALESANDFYTQMVAKVYEGYQKQLIRNQALDFDDLIMTTIKLFERVPDVLDYYQNKFQYIHVDEYQDTNKAQYTLVNLIAQKFKNLCVVGDSDQSIYGWRGADIQNILSFEEDYPNARTIFLEQNYRSTKTILNAANEVIRNNTERKPKGLWTANANGEKIKYYEAFSERDESEYVVREIFKQQKKGRKLKDIAVLYRTNAQSRVLEETFLKSNVPYVMVGGQKFYDRKEIKDVLSYLRLIANSADDISLRRVINIPKRGIGPSSVDKIAAYATSNSISMFEALAEVDFIGLSKKVTQAASEFYQLINHLMQEQEFLEISEIVEEVLIKSGYRDMLEREQTLEARSRLENIDEFMSVPKDYEKNTPLEEQSLINFLTDLSLVADVDEANLEDGVTLMTMHSAKGLEYPVVFIIGMEESIFPHLRAIKSDDDHEMEEERRISYVAITRAEEELYLTHASSRTLFGRSQSNPRSRFLNEIPDDLLALPERKQTTQIGQKRTAPKRGYSQRTVVNNAKPSTSEWNVGDKVTHKSWGEGMVSNVNVKNGSVELDIIFKSQGPKRLLAQFAPIEKKED